A section of the Castanea sativa cultivar Marrone di Chiusa Pesio chromosome 12, ASM4071231v1 genome encodes:
- the LOC142620009 gene encoding uncharacterized protein LOC142620009 yields the protein MFTNLGRLMSQNLNHLRVRAFSTATRVGTHNGSFHCDEALACFMLRLTHKFSAAQIVRTRDPKILESLDAVVDVGGLYDSTRDRYDHHQNGFAEVFGHGFTTRLSSAGLVYKHYGLEIIAKELQLDEGHPDVHRLYLAVYKSFMEAIDAIDNGINQYDTDKPPKYVNNTNLSSRVGSLNLDWVDPDQSSDTENEAFQRAMTLAGSEFLESVQFHAKSWLPARSIVMECIAARDSIDSSGEIMVLMRSCPWKLHIFELEEEMKIDPSIKYVIYQDDRSENWRLQAVPVSPDKFESRKPLPYLWRGLEHDKLSEVAGIPGCVFVHMSGFIGGNRTYEGALAMARASLKA from the exons ATGTTCACCAACCTGGGGAGACTGATGAGCCAGAATCTAAACCATCTCAGGGTTCGCGCTTTCTCTACAGCTACAAGAGTTGGAACCCACAATGGCAGCTTTCACTGTGACGAAGCTCTTGCCTGCTTCATGCTTCGTCTCACTCACAAATTCTCTGCTGCCCAAATCGTTCGAACCCGAGACCCCAAGATTTTGGAGTCACTGGACGCGGTGGTCGACGTTGGAGGACTTTATGACTCCACCCGAGACCGCTACGACCATCACCAGAATGGCTTTGCCGAAGTGTTTGGTCATGGCTTCACTACTAGGCTCAGCAGTGCTGGCTTGGTCTACAAG caTTATGGGTTGGAGATAATTGCCAAGGAGCTTCAGCTTGATGAAGGACACCCAGATGTGCATCGTTTATACCTAGCAGTGTATAAAAGCTTTATGGAG GCAATTGATGCCATTGATAATGGAATCAATCAGTATGACACTGACAAACCTCCAAAATATGTAAATAACACAAACTTGTCTTCAAGAGTGGGAAGTCTGAATTTGGACTGGGTGGATCCTGATCAATCATCTGACACAGAAAATGAGGCCTTTCAACGAGCAATGACTCTGGCTGGCAGTGAATTTTTGGAG AGTGTTCAGTTCCATGCAAAATCTTGGTTACCAGCACGATCAATTGTAATGGAGTGCATTGCAGCAAGAGATAGTATTGATTCTAGTGGTGAAATCATGGTGCTGATGAGATCTTGCCCA TGGAAACTTCACATTTTTGAGCTTGAGGAGGAAATGAAGATTGATCCGTCCATCAAATATGTCATTTACCAG GATGATAGGAGTGAAAATTGGCGGTTGCAGGCAGTGCCAGTGTCACCTGACAAATTTGAGAGCCGAAAACCTCTACCATATctttggaggggtttggagcATGACAAACTCTCTGAGGTTGCAGGGATACCTGGTTGCGTTTTTGTCCACATGAGTGGGTTTATTGGTGGAAATAGAACTTATGAGGGTGCTCTGGCTATGGCAAGAGCATCTCTCAAGGCCTAG
- the LOC142620935 gene encoding vacuolar protein sorting-associated protein 26A — protein MNYLIGAFKPACNVSITFSDGKTRKQVPQKKENGQTVMVPLFQSQENIAGKISIEPFQGKKVDHNGVKVELLGQIEMYFDRGNFYDFTSLVRELDVPGDIYERKTYPFEFSTVEMPYETYNGVNVRLRYVLKVTISRGYAGSIVEYQDFVVRNYTPQPSINNSIKMEVGIEDCLHIEFEYNKSKYHLKDVIIGKIYFLLVRIKIKNMDLEIRRRESTGSGANTHVETETLAKFELMDGAPVRGESIPIRLFLSPYELTPTYRNINNKFSVKYYLNLVLVDEEDRRYFKQQEITIYRLQETSS, from the exons ATG AATTACCTTATTGGAGCTTTCAAGCCGGCCTGCAACGTTTCAATCACATTTTCGGATGGAAAAACTCGCAAGCAG GTCCcgcaaaagaaggaaaatggtCAAACAGTTATGGTCCCACTTTTCCAAAGTCAAGAAAACATTGCTGGGAAG ATTTCTATAGAACCATTTCAAGGGAAGAAGGTTGATCACAACGGTGTGAAAGTTGAGCTCCTTGGCCAGATAG AGATGTATTTCGATAGGGGAAATTTCTATGACTTCACTTCCCTTG TCCGTGAACTGGATGTTCCAGGAGATATATATGAGAGGAAAACATATCCATTTGAGTTTTCTACAGTTGAAATGCCATACGAGACATACAATGGGGTGAATGTGAGGCTTAG GTATGTCCTGAAAGTCACAATCAGTCGTGGTTATGCTGGTAGCATCGTGGAATACCAGGATTTTGTG GTTCGCAACTATACCCCACAACCATCAATTAACAACAGCATCAAG ATGGAAGTTGGAATTGAAGATTGCCTACACATCGAGTTTGAGTATAACAAAAGCAA GTATCATCTGAAAGATGTTATTATTGGTAAGatatattttcttcttgtaaGAATCAAGATAAAAAATATGGATCTGGAGATCAGGCGTCGAGAATCAACAGGATCAGGGGCCAATACCCATGTTGAGACAGAGACACTTGCTAAATTTGAGTTGATGGATGGCGCTCCAGTCAGAG GTGAATCAATTCCAATCAGACTGTTCCTTAGTCCATACGAATTGACACCTACATACCGAAACATCAATAACAAATTCAGTGTGAAGTATTATTTGAATCTTGTTCTAGTCGATGAAGAGGACCGGCGGTATTTTAAGCAGCAGGAAATCACTATATATAGGCTTCAGGAAACTTCCTCCTGA